GGAAACGTGGAGGAGGATCGCGTCGCGACAAGCCTGTGCGAACTCAACGAGGCGTCGAGGAGCTAGCGTGTTCAGTTCGACGGCGGCATCGAGTCGTTCGTCGAACACGACGACCGCTGCGCTATTGATGACGACCTGAACGCGCGAGGTGAGTTCTGCCCAGTCCTCGTCTGAGAGACCGAGATGCGAGGCGGAAATGTCGCCATCGACGACGCGCACCTTCTCGGCGATCCGCGACCGGAAGTCCTTGCCCCAGGTCTCTTTAAGGCGATTGAAGGCTCCGGTAGCCAGGATCTCGCGCTCGAAGCGCTCTTGGGCGGATTGCGGCTCCCCCTTTCCGCCGGATCGCGATCGTATGAGCAGATAGATGCGGTCGATGTCCGGTGCGGTGTGGAGCAGCTTCTCGACAAGGGGCTTGCCGAGAAACCCGGTGGACCCCGTGATGAGAACACACCGTCGTCCGAGAAACTGCCTGATCCGGTCGGTCACGATGCGTCCTCGGCGGCACTGCGGTTCTACGCCATGGCAGCCCAGGGCGGCTGACCGCGCAGAACGCTAGCACACGGCAATATCGAAGTCAAGAAATGACACGAAGTCAGAAATCAATCATCGCCGAGCTTCGGGCGACGTTCGGGGCACGCGAAGGCGGAGAAGACAGCCGTCCTCTCCGCCATCGGAAACGAGCCTGCATGTCTCGCGGGCTACTGCGACTTCACCTGAGCCCACATCGCTGCGAGCTTGCCGGAGGGCTCGACGGCGGTCGGCGTGTAGTTCATGATCTCGCCGGCTTCGGCGGCGGTCACCGCACGCGTGAAGACCATCACGTCATCGACCGTCATCGTCGACTTCCGCGCTGCGCAGCAGCCTCGGCTGTCGCGCCCGATGACGACATCGACAGTCGAGACCTTCACTTCGCCCTTCTGGGCGACTCGACCGGCTTCCTTGCCGTCGATGTAGTTGATGACGTTCGTGCCATCGAAGACGCCGACGATGTGGTGCCATTCCTTCATCGGGACGTTCTTGCTCGCCTTCGTCTGCCATGCGACGAAATCAGGCGTCCAGTAAAGAGGCTCCCATTCGAGACCGGGACCCTGCCAGTTGCTCACGTGGATCATCCACGTGTCAGCCTTTGTGATGATCGAGACGTGGGAATCCGGCGCCGTGTCCACCTTTGCCCAGGCGGCGAGCGTCAACGCGCCCTTCGCCTGCAGCGACGCATGGTGCTTGACGACGATCATGTTTCCGGCGGCGGCATCGCTCACCATCGCCGCCTTGCCGTGTTTGCCCGTCACCCACTGGACATCGCCCGTCAGAGCACCGTGATTGCCAGTGCCGGAGATGTCGTTGGCGACTTTGCCCGTTCCCTCGTCCAACGGCAGGTAGAGCACAAGCCCCTTCGTATCGAGAGCCTGCGCGGCGTGGATACCGACCCCAAGCAGCAACGCAAGTCCCATCGCCCATCGCTTCATGGCACTCTCTCCTTGATCCCTGACCCGTATTGTCGTCCGGTCGAGCCTAACGTACCAGACGCTCGCGTCGCCGTCAACCGGCGCGTTCATGTGGCTACTCGGCGCGCAGAGCCGCCCATGTCGTTGCCGCCTTCGCCCTCGGATCGACCGAGAGGAAGTTGCCTCCGTAGATCTCCTTGACCTCAGCGGCAGTGATCGCCCGGTTCCACACCATCACATCGTCCACGGACATCGTCGCCTTGCGCGCGTTGCAGCAGCCACGGCTGTCGCGCCCGATCACCACGTCAGCGGGCGTGTCGGCGATCGAGTTGCCGGCTTGAGCGTACTTACCCTTCTCGACGCCGTCGATGTACGTCAGAACCTGCTTGCCATCCCACGTCCCGACGATGTGGTGCCACTCCGATTTGGCGATATTGACGCTTGCCGCCGTCTGCCACGCGACGAACGCCGGCGTCCAGAACAGCGGCTCCCACTCGAATGCAGGGCCCCGCCAGTTGCTCAGATGGATCATCCACGTATCGGCTTTGGTGATGATCGAGTTGTGGCTATCCGGCATCGATTCCAGATTGCACCAGGCGACCAGCGACGCCGCCTTGCCCAGGTTCAGCGAGGCGCTGTTCTTGACGACGACCATGTTT
This portion of the Candidatus Poribacteria bacterium genome encodes:
- a CDS encoding LamG domain-containing protein, translated to MRRIAISVFAFVLFAGAHLASALDTNGLVLYLPFDEGSGEIAKDESGNKNDGKFSGKVSWVAGKFGKAVKVTEDAPANMVVVKNSASLNLGKAASLVAWCNLESMPDSHNSIITKADTWMIHLSNWRGPAFEWEPLFWTPAFVAWQTAASVNIAKSEWHHIVGTWDGKQVLTYIDGVEKGKYAQAGNSIADTPADVVIGRDSRGCCNARKATMSVDDVMVWNRAITAAEVKEIYGGNFLSVDPRAKAATTWAALRAE
- a CDS encoding LamG domain-containing protein, with translation MNAPVDGDASVWYVRLDRTTIRVRDQGESAMKRWAMGLALLLGVGIHAAQALDTKGLVLYLPLDEGTGKVANDISGTGNHGALTGDVQWVTGKHGKAAMVSDAAAGNMIVVKHHASLQAKGALTLAAWAKVDTAPDSHVSIITKADTWMIHVSNWQGPGLEWEPLYWTPDFVAWQTKASKNVPMKEWHHIVGVFDGTNVINYIDGKEAGRVAQKGEVKVSTVDVVIGRDSRGCCAARKSTMTVDDVMVFTRAVTAAEAGEIMNYTPTAVEPSGKLAAMWAQVKSQ